One Streptomyces sp. B21-105 genomic region harbors:
- a CDS encoding SpoIIE family protein phosphatase: MSEASDAAGEVLTARVTVDEQGAVTGWNTGAARLLGYAPEEAVGRPAATLLARTPTAPDAPAPPRPRPPADESSPADAPSAGPRRPPGPRPIATPPADPRPTRAPPPTGSQLPNPSDAPLPDPAGTPATGLPPTNPPPLTRAALADLPRWHGVLVLRHRDGRAVEARVVAHHRIGDDGVRDWLLVCAVPGSPNGSPSRPQADEDALARWGFVDSPCCATSVHDTDLRFCRSNRAAQRALGLGEEYLCGLRITDVLPTASAQDVERMMRRTLETGEPRHLEDVARAPGESRQHAWAVDLYRVQDEDGRILGVALTGHDMTEQHRARERLQLIAEASTRIGSTLDVTRTAQELADVAVPGLADFLSVDLLTSFEAGQEETTTGGPLPLRRVAHRSVLPGAPEAVLQPGDVDVYPESSPPAESLRTGRAVRRQVTESAIAAWVAGDPVRTARIRDFGLHSVIAVPLTARGTALGVAVLVRHRRPEPFQHDDVVLAEELAAKAAVCIDNAWRYTRERRTAVTLQRSLLPQRLPEQSAMEIASRYLPADARAGVGGDWFDVIPLSGARVALVVGDVVGHGIHASATMGRLRTAVRTLADIDLPPGELLTHLDDLVGRLATEADTLGDEGTAGDVGATCLYAVYDPVTRRCTLARAGHPLPAVARPDGTVELLPLPAGPPLGLGGLPFEALETELPEGSMLALYTDGLITSRSRDSDVDVGAARLCRALTAPAASLDVMCDAVLDSLLPRTPTDDVALLLARTRVLDASRVATWDVDSDPAAVADARKKAVGRLADWGLADAAFVTELIVSELVTNAIRHGEPPVHLRLIHDRTLVCEVSDGGGTAPHMRRARTYDEGGRGLLLVAQLSRRWGARPGTKGKTIWAEQDIEQPEGDPPIPHWH; this comes from the coding sequence ATGAGCGAGGCATCGGACGCCGCCGGCGAGGTGCTCACCGCGCGGGTCACCGTCGACGAACAGGGCGCTGTCACCGGCTGGAACACGGGCGCGGCACGGCTGCTGGGCTACGCCCCGGAGGAGGCCGTCGGCCGCCCGGCCGCAACGCTGCTCGCCCGCACCCCGACCGCCCCGGACGCCCCGGCCCCACCTCGGCCCCGACCCCCGGCGGACGAATCATCCCCGGCCGACGCGCCCTCCGCCGGCCCGCGCCGCCCGCCCGGCCCGCGCCCGATCGCCACGCCACCCGCCGACCCGCGCCCGACCAGGGCACCGCCGCCCACAGGATCGCAGCTCCCGAACCCCTCAGACGCGCCCCTCCCGGACCCCGCAGGCACGCCCGCCACCGGCCTGCCCCCCACCAACCCGCCTCCGCTCACCCGGGCCGCCCTCGCGGACCTGCCGCGGTGGCACGGGGTGCTCGTCCTGCGGCATCGGGACGGTCGTGCCGTGGAGGCCAGGGTCGTCGCACATCACCGGATCGGGGACGACGGCGTCCGCGACTGGCTGCTGGTCTGCGCGGTGCCCGGGTCGCCGAACGGATCGCCGTCCCGGCCCCAGGCTGACGAGGACGCGCTCGCGCGGTGGGGTTTCGTCGACTCCCCCTGCTGCGCGACCTCGGTGCACGACACGGACCTGCGCTTCTGCCGGTCCAACCGGGCCGCACAGCGCGCGCTCGGCCTGGGCGAGGAGTATCTGTGCGGCCTGCGGATCACCGACGTCCTGCCCACGGCGTCCGCGCAGGACGTCGAGCGGATGATGCGGCGGACGCTGGAGACCGGCGAGCCGCGGCACCTGGAGGACGTCGCGCGGGCCCCCGGCGAGAGCCGGCAGCACGCCTGGGCGGTCGATCTCTACCGGGTGCAGGACGAGGACGGCCGGATCCTCGGCGTGGCGCTCACCGGGCACGACATGACGGAGCAGCACCGCGCCCGTGAGCGCCTCCAGCTGATCGCCGAGGCCAGCACCCGGATCGGCAGCACCCTCGACGTGACCCGGACGGCACAGGAGCTGGCGGACGTGGCGGTGCCGGGGCTGGCCGACTTCCTCAGCGTCGACCTGCTGACCTCGTTCGAGGCGGGGCAGGAGGAGACCACGACCGGCGGGCCCCTGCCGCTGCGCCGGGTCGCCCACCGGTCGGTGCTGCCGGGCGCCCCGGAGGCCGTCCTCCAGCCGGGCGACGTCGACGTGTACCCGGAGAGCTCGCCGCCGGCCGAGAGCCTGCGCACGGGACGGGCCGTGCGCCGTCAGGTGACCGAGTCCGCCATCGCCGCCTGGGTCGCCGGGGACCCGGTGCGCACGGCCCGCATCCGGGACTTCGGTCTCCACTCGGTGATCGCCGTCCCCCTGACGGCGCGCGGTACCGCGCTGGGCGTCGCCGTCCTCGTCCGGCACCGGCGTCCGGAACCGTTCCAGCACGACGACGTGGTGCTGGCCGAGGAACTCGCGGCCAAGGCGGCGGTCTGCATCGACAACGCCTGGCGTTACACCCGCGAGCGCCGCACGGCCGTCACCCTGCAGCGCAGCCTGCTGCCGCAGCGGCTGCCCGAGCAGTCCGCGATGGAGATCGCCTCCCGCTATCTGCCGGCCGACGCGCGCGCCGGGGTGGGCGGCGACTGGTTCGACGTCATCCCGCTGTCGGGCGCCCGGGTCGCGCTCGTCGTCGGCGACGTCGTGGGCCACGGCATCCACGCCTCGGCGACCATGGGACGGCTGCGCACGGCCGTGCGCACCCTCGCCGACATCGACCTGCCGCCCGGCGAACTGCTCACCCACCTCGACGACCTGGTCGGCCGGCTGGCCACCGAGGCCGACACGCTCGGCGACGAGGGGACCGCGGGCGACGTCGGGGCGACCTGCCTGTACGCCGTGTACGACCCGGTCACGCGCCGCTGCACGCTGGCCAGGGCCGGGCATCCGCTGCCCGCCGTGGCGCGGCCGGACGGCACGGTGGAACTGCTGCCGCTTCCCGCGGGGCCCCCGCTCGGCCTGGGCGGGCTGCCGTTCGAGGCGCTCGAGACGGAACTGCCCGAGGGCAGCATGCTCGCCCTCTACACCGACGGCCTCATCACCTCCCGGTCCCGCGACAGCGACGTCGACGTCGGCGCCGCCCGCCTGTGCCGCGCGCTGACCGCTCCGGCGGCCTCCCTGGACGTCATGTGCGACGCGGTCCTCGACAGCCTGCTGCCCCGGACGCCCACCGACGACGTGGCGCTCCTCCTCGCCCGCACCCGGGTGCTGGACGCCTCCCGCGTCGCGACCTGGGACGTGGACTCCGACCCGGCCGCGGTCGCCGACGCCCGCAAGAAAGCGGTCGGCCGCCTGGCGGACTGGGGGCTCGCAGACGCCGCGTTCGTCACCGAGCTGATCGTGAGCGAGCTGGTCACCAACGCCATCCGGCACGGCGAACCGCCCGTCCATCTGCGGCTCATCCATGACCGCACCCTTGTCTGCGAGGTCAGCGACGGCGGCGGCACGGCGCCCCACATGCGCCGCGCCCGCACCTACGACGAGGGAGGCCGCGGCCTGCTGCTGGTCGCCCAGCTGTCCCGGCGCTGGGGCGCCCGCCCGGGAACCAAGGGCAAGACGATCTGGGCGGAGCAGGACATCGAGCAACCGGAGGGCGACCCCCCGATCCCCCACTGGCACTGA
- a CDS encoding SAM-dependent methyltransferase produces MSSALGGDGGPSLRIDTSKPHPARMYDYFLGGKDNYEVDQAAAEQFIKAAPEVRVAVRANRSFLHRAVRHVVAEGGIRQILDIGTGLPTEPNVHQVARAVAPGTRVAYVDNDPIVSTHSMTLVDDAADTSVVLADLRDPRAVLDHPDVRRVIDFDRPVALLLVAVLHFVTEAEDPDAVVAELRDALPAGSYLVLSHATGDLHADGRKEAAAIYKGATATMNPRSHSRVLDFFGDFTLLDPGVVLVPQWRPDEPPAPDTPPIGMYGGVARKDT; encoded by the coding sequence ATGTCCTCTGCCCTCGGCGGCGACGGCGGTCCCTCTCTGCGGATCGACACGAGCAAGCCGCACCCCGCCCGGATGTACGACTACTTCCTCGGCGGGAAGGACAACTACGAGGTCGATCAGGCGGCCGCCGAGCAGTTCATCAAGGCGGCGCCCGAGGTCCGGGTGGCCGTGCGGGCCAACCGGAGCTTCCTGCACCGCGCCGTGCGTCATGTCGTCGCGGAGGGCGGCATCCGGCAGATCCTCGACATCGGCACGGGTCTGCCGACCGAGCCCAACGTGCACCAGGTCGCGCGGGCCGTCGCACCCGGGACGCGCGTCGCCTACGTCGACAACGACCCGATCGTCAGCACCCACTCCATGACCCTCGTGGACGACGCCGCCGACACCTCCGTCGTCCTGGCCGACCTGCGCGACCCCCGGGCCGTCCTCGACCACCCGGACGTGCGCCGGGTGATCGACTTCGACCGGCCGGTGGCCCTGCTGCTGGTGGCCGTCCTGCACTTCGTCACCGAGGCGGAGGACCCGGACGCCGTCGTCGCCGAACTCCGTGACGCGCTGCCCGCCGGTTCGTACCTGGTGCTGTCCCACGCGACGGGCGACCTCCACGCGGACGGGCGCAAGGAGGCGGCCGCGATCTACAAGGGCGCGACCGCCACCATGAACCCCCGCAGCCACTCCCGCGTCCTGGACTTCTTCGGGGACTTCACCCTGCTCGACCCGGGCGTGGTCCTGGTCCCGCAGTGGCGTCCCGACGAGCCGCCCGCACCGGACACCCCGCCCATCGGCATGTACGGCGGAGTGGCCCGCAAGGACACCTGA
- a CDS encoding response regulator transcription factor — protein sequence MPPTVLLAEDDRAIRNALERALSLEGYRVTAVADGVEALAQAHRNPPDVLVLDVMMPGIDGLQVCRVLRAEGDRTPVLMLTALVETADRIAGLDAGADDYVVKPFDVEEVFARLRALLRRTSPDPAAPAAPAVPAAPAAAAVPAAPVPDVPTPASERQVEAAGLRMDPQARRAWRDGRELELTRTEFELLELLVRNAGIVLDHSTIYDRIWGYDFGPGSKNLAVYVGYLRRKLDHPGAPQLIHTVRGVGYVLRED from the coding sequence GTGCCTCCCACCGTGCTGCTCGCCGAAGACGACCGTGCCATCCGCAACGCCCTGGAACGCGCCCTGTCCCTGGAGGGCTACCGGGTCACCGCGGTCGCCGACGGGGTCGAGGCGCTGGCGCAGGCCCACCGGAACCCGCCGGACGTGCTCGTCCTCGACGTGATGATGCCCGGGATCGACGGCCTCCAGGTCTGCCGGGTGCTGCGCGCCGAGGGCGACCGGACGCCCGTCCTGATGCTGACCGCGCTGGTGGAGACCGCCGACCGGATCGCCGGACTGGACGCGGGCGCCGACGACTACGTCGTCAAGCCGTTCGACGTCGAGGAGGTCTTCGCCCGGCTGCGGGCGCTGCTGCGCCGGACCAGCCCCGACCCTGCCGCGCCCGCCGCGCCCGCCGTGCCTGCCGCGCCCGCGGCGGCCGCAGTCCCCGCCGCGCCCGTCCCGGACGTCCCGACGCCGGCGTCCGAGCGCCAGGTGGAGGCCGCCGGGCTGCGCATGGACCCGCAGGCACGACGGGCCTGGCGGGACGGACGGGAGCTGGAGCTCACCCGCACCGAGTTCGAGCTGCTGGAACTGCTGGTGCGCAACGCCGGGATAGTCCTGGACCACTCCACGATCTACGACCGCATCTGGGGCTACGACTTCGGTCCCGGCTCCAAGAATCTCGCCGTCTACGTCGGCTACCTGCGCCGCAAGCTCGACCACCCCGGCGCCCCGCAGCTGATCCACACCGTGCGCGGCGTGGGTTACGTGCTGCGCGAGGACTGA
- a CDS encoding LLM class flavin-dependent oxidoreductase has protein sequence MQFGIFSVGDVTPDPPTGRTPTERERIKAMVAIALKAEEVGLDVFATGEHHNPPFVPSSPTTMLGYIAARTEKLILSTSTTLITTNDPVKIAEDFAMLQHLADGRVDLMMGRGNTGPVYPWFGQDIREGINLAIENYALLRRLWREDVVDWEGKFRTPLQGFTSTPRPLDDVPPFVWHGSIRSPEIAEQAAFYGDGFFHNNIFWPADHTRRMVELYRARYAHYGHGTPEQAIVGLGGQVFMRKNSQDAVREFRPYFDNAPVYGHGPSLEDFTDQTPLTVGTPEQVIEKTLKFREYAGDYQRQLFLLDHAGLPLKTVLEQLDLLGEEVVPVLREEFAVGRPAAVPDAPTHGSLLAQKRAEEAGQADAGRAEKKEVVA, from the coding sequence ATGCAGTTCGGGATCTTCAGCGTCGGCGATGTCACGCCGGACCCCCCCACGGGCCGTACGCCGACCGAGCGCGAACGGATCAAGGCCATGGTCGCGATCGCGCTGAAGGCGGAGGAGGTCGGCCTCGACGTCTTCGCGACCGGCGAGCACCACAACCCGCCGTTCGTGCCCTCGTCCCCGACCACCATGCTCGGCTACATCGCCGCGCGGACCGAGAAGCTGATCCTCTCCACCTCCACCACCCTCATCACCACGAACGACCCGGTGAAGATCGCCGAGGACTTCGCGATGCTCCAGCACCTCGCCGACGGGCGCGTCGACCTGATGATGGGACGCGGCAACACCGGCCCGGTGTATCCCTGGTTCGGCCAGGACATCCGCGAGGGCATCAACCTCGCCATCGAGAACTACGCCCTGCTGCGCAGACTGTGGCGCGAGGACGTCGTCGACTGGGAGGGGAAGTTCCGCACCCCGCTGCAGGGCTTCACCTCCACGCCCCGCCCGCTGGACGACGTGCCGCCGTTCGTCTGGCACGGCTCCATCCGCTCGCCCGAGATCGCCGAGCAGGCCGCGTTCTACGGCGACGGCTTCTTCCACAACAACATCTTCTGGCCGGCCGACCACACCCGGCGGATGGTCGAGCTCTACCGCGCCCGGTACGCGCACTACGGGCACGGCACGCCCGAGCAGGCCATCGTCGGCCTCGGCGGCCAGGTGTTCATGCGGAAGAACTCGCAGGACGCGGTGCGCGAGTTCCGGCCGTACTTCGACAACGCGCCGGTCTACGGGCACGGGCCGTCCCTGGAGGACTTCACCGACCAGACCCCGCTGACCGTGGGCACGCCCGAGCAGGTCATCGAGAAGACCCTGAAGTTCCGCGAGTACGCGGGCGACTACCAGCGTCAGCTGTTCCTGCTGGACCACGCGGGGCTGCCGCTGAAGACCGTGCTGGAGCAGCTCGACCTGCTCGGCGAGGAGGTCGTGCCGGTGCTGCGCGAGGAGTTCGCCGTGGGCCGCCCGGCCGCCGTGCCGGACGCGCCGACCCACGGATCGCTGCTCGCGCAGAAGCGGGCCGAGGAGGCCGGGCAGGCCGACGCGGGCCGGGCGGAGAAGAAGGAGGTCGTGGCATGA
- a CDS encoding sensor histidine kinase, whose product MLRRLLPPFLSRPRPKLVSLRTTLAVSFAAVTAAVTVLVGVLSYSAAARLVRVDQESVFDEVVQDLRDEVRDQRMAPEDFSSAEPGHDIVRPARTDVQVLGPDGTVVDGGTPGLPVVAADRAVAGAADAGAMAEHKDVDVGSDVYRIATVSLGDGRGAVQVAQEFSDTEDLLRALQQRTLILMAAVVTAAGLFGWWLARRITHRLVILTTAAESVARTRQLGVQVPVTGHDEVGRLGRAFDRMLGRLAQSEEDQRRLVQDAGHELRTPLTSLRTNISLLHRIDELPPDVRDELVADLGQEARELTDLVNELVDLAAGQSDAEPPRKLDLADLAEEVAALARRRTGRQIVLRAHGDTSSYGRPGMLQRAVSNLVENATKFDRESRAPVEIAVTGPARPGVVRVEVLDRGPGIADADLTRVFDRFYRAADARSRPGSGLGLSIVREVALAHGGAPFAARRAGGGSVIGFTVSGGLPEGRRDAEGPPDGA is encoded by the coding sequence ATGCTGCGCCGGCTGCTGCCCCCGTTCCTGTCCCGGCCGCGGCCCAAGCTGGTGTCGCTGCGCACCACGCTCGCGGTGTCCTTCGCGGCGGTGACCGCCGCCGTCACCGTCCTCGTCGGCGTCCTGTCCTACTCGGCGGCCGCCCGGCTGGTCCGGGTCGACCAGGAGTCGGTGTTCGACGAGGTCGTGCAGGACCTGCGGGACGAGGTGCGCGACCAGCGGATGGCGCCGGAGGACTTCTCCTCGGCCGAGCCCGGGCACGACATCGTGCGGCCCGCCCGTACGGACGTGCAGGTGCTCGGCCCGGACGGGACGGTCGTGGACGGCGGCACACCAGGGCTGCCGGTGGTGGCCGCCGACCGCGCGGTGGCGGGCGCCGCCGACGCCGGGGCGATGGCCGAGCACAAGGACGTGGACGTCGGCAGCGACGTCTACCGCATCGCGACCGTCTCGCTCGGCGACGGGCGGGGCGCGGTCCAGGTGGCGCAGGAGTTCAGCGACACCGAGGACCTGCTGCGGGCGCTCCAGCAGCGCACACTGATCCTGATGGCCGCGGTCGTGACGGCCGCGGGGCTGTTCGGCTGGTGGCTGGCCCGGCGCATCACCCACCGCCTGGTGATCCTCACCACCGCCGCCGAGAGCGTCGCCCGCACCCGGCAGCTCGGCGTGCAGGTGCCCGTCACCGGCCACGACGAGGTGGGCCGACTGGGCCGCGCGTTCGACCGCATGCTGGGCCGGCTCGCTCAGTCGGAGGAGGACCAGCGGCGGCTCGTCCAGGACGCGGGGCACGAACTGCGCACGCCGCTGACCTCGCTGCGGACCAACATCTCCCTGCTGCACCGCATCGACGAACTGCCGCCGGACGTCCGCGACGAGCTGGTGGCGGACCTCGGCCAGGAGGCCCGGGAGCTGACCGACCTGGTCAACGAGCTCGTCGACCTCGCGGCCGGCCAGTCCGACGCCGAGCCGCCGCGCAAGCTGGACCTCGCCGACCTCGCCGAGGAGGTGGCGGCCCTCGCCCGGCGCCGCACCGGGCGGCAGATCGTGCTCCGGGCGCACGGCGACACCAGCTCCTACGGGCGGCCGGGGATGCTCCAGCGGGCGGTGTCGAACCTCGTGGAGAACGCCACCAAGTTCGACCGGGAGAGCCGTGCGCCCGTCGAGATCGCCGTCACCGGTCCCGCCCGGCCGGGCGTCGTCCGCGTCGAGGTCCTCGACCGCGGGCCCGGCATCGCCGACGCCGACCTGACACGCGTCTTCGACCGCTTCTACCGCGCAGCCGACGCGCGCTCCCGGCCCGGATCCGGCCTCGGGCTGTCCATCGTGCGCGAGGTGGCGCTGGCCCACGGCGGCGCGCCGTTCGCCGCGCGCCGCGCGGGCGGCGGCTCGGTGATCGGCTTCACCGTGAGCGGAGGCCTGCCGGAGGGCCGGCGCGACGCGGAAGGACCACCGGACGGGGCGTGA
- a CDS encoding FMN reductase yields MKLVVLSAGLSVPSSTRLLADRLAGAVQRHASVSVRGGVDAEVEVVELRELAVEIAHHFTNGFPGRRLAAALEAVTAADGLIAVTPVFSASYSGLFKSFFDVLDPDALSGKPVLIAATGGSARHSLVLEHALRPLFSHLHAVVVPTGVYAASEDWGAQGLPERIERAAGELATLMAGLSAPAPASPPEPAKAGQGQEAGFTVTPFADQLAALAAR; encoded by the coding sequence ATGAAGCTCGTCGTGCTCTCGGCGGGGCTGAGCGTCCCCTCGTCGACCCGGCTGCTGGCCGACCGGCTCGCCGGCGCCGTGCAACGGCACGCGTCCGTCAGCGTCAGGGGCGGCGTCGATGCCGAGGTCGAGGTCGTGGAGCTGCGTGAGCTGGCCGTCGAGATCGCCCACCACTTCACCAACGGCTTCCCCGGACGGCGGCTCGCGGCCGCGCTGGAGGCGGTGACGGCGGCGGACGGACTGATCGCCGTCACCCCGGTGTTCTCCGCGTCCTACAGCGGACTGTTCAAGTCCTTCTTCGACGTCCTCGACCCCGATGCACTGTCCGGAAAGCCGGTGCTGATCGCTGCCACGGGCGGCTCCGCACGCCACTCGCTGGTGCTGGAGCACGCCCTGCGGCCGCTCTTCTCCCACCTGCACGCCGTCGTCGTCCCGACCGGTGTCTACGCGGCCTCGGAGGACTGGGGCGCGCAGGGCCTGCCGGAGCGGATCGAGCGCGCGGCGGGCGAACTGGCCACGCTGATGGCAGGACTGTCGGCGCCCGCGCCCGCGTCGCCTCCGGAACCGGCGAAGGCCGGCCAGGGCCAGGAGGCCGGGTTCACCGTGACGCCGTTCGCCGACCAGCTGGCGGCCCTGGCCGCCCGGTGA